From a single Populus nigra chromosome 18, ddPopNigr1.1, whole genome shotgun sequence genomic region:
- the LOC133679006 gene encoding kinesin-like protein NACK1, which translates to MTLRTPGTPASKIDRTPATTPGGPKAKEEKIVVTVRLRPLNKKEQLAKDQIAWDCVDDHTIVFKPPPQERAAQPASFIFDKVFGPSSITEAVYEDGVKNVALSALMGINATIFAYGQTSSGKTYTMRGITDKAVNDIYKHIMNTPERDFTIRISGLEIYNENVRDLLNSESGRNLKLLDDPEKGTVVEKLVEETASNDQHLRHLIGICEAQRQVGETALNDTSSRSHQIIRLTIESTLRENSDCVRSFVASLNFVDLAGSERASQTHADGARLREGCHINLSLMTLTTVIRKLSVGKRSGHIPYRDSKLTRILQHSLGGNARTAIICTLSPALSHVEQSRNTLYFATRAKEVTNNAHVNMVVSDKQLVKHLQKEVARLEAELRTPDPSREKDFKIRQMEMEMEELRRQRDIAQSEVDELRRKLQEDRQVSSTLESPRPLVKKCLSYSDASLPNLDIKESSHCDRTRKTLLRQSMRQSSTAPFTLMHEIRKLEHLQEQLGEEANRALEVLQKEVACHRLGNQDAAETIAKLQAEIRDMRTIQPVPKEVEIGSVVAPNKSVNANLKDEITRLHSQGSTFADLEEQLENVQKSIDKLVMSLPNNNPQSNCEAASKAKNQQKKKKILPLASSNGTNRQNFVRSPCSSLSTSRQVLESEIENRAPNNDDIVVSETLSESEKETPTKIEEGGDISSKEGTPGGYRRSSSVNMKKMQKMFQNAAEENVRSIRTYVTELKERVAKLQYQKQLLVCQVLELEANEAAGYTIEEEENINEPEQPQVSWHVTFREQRQLIIELWDMCHVSIIHRTQFYLLFKGDPADQIYMEVELRRLTWLQQHLAELGNASPAHFGDEPTISLSSSIRALKREKEFLAKRLTSRLTAEERDELYIKWNVPLDGKQRRLQFVNKLWTDPHDAKHIQESADIVAKLVGFCEGGKMSKEMFELNFALPTDKRPWITGWNQISNILHL; encoded by the exons ATAAAGTTTTTGGTCCTTCTAGTATAACTGAAGCTGTTTATGAAGATGGAGTGAAAAATGTTGCTTTGTCTGCTTTGATGGGCATAAATG CAACCATATTTGCATATGGGCAAACTAGCAGTGGGAAGACATACACGATGAGAGGGATAACTGATAAAGCTGTTAATGACATCTATAAGCATATAATGAAT ACACCAGAAAGAGATTttacaattaggatttctggaCTAGAAATCTATAATGAAAATGTCAGGGACCTGTTAAATTCTGAATCTGGTCGCAATCTAAAGCTTCTAGATGACCCGGAG AAAGGTACTGTGGTTGAGAAGTTGGTAGAAGAGACAGCAAGTAATGATCAGCATTTAAGGCATCTAATCGGTATATGTGAAG CGCAAAGGCAAGTTGGTGAAACTGCCCTTAATGATACTAGCTCACGATCACACCAAATTATAAGGCTG ACAATAGAAAGTACACTTCGAGAAAATTCAGATTGTGTGAGATCTTTCGTTGCAAGCCtg AATTTTGTTGATCTAGCTGGAAGTGAAAGAGCTTCGCAGACACATGCAGATGGTGCCAGACTCAGGGAAGGTTGCCATATTAATCTTAGTCTGATGACCCTGACAACTGTGATTAGAAAGCTCAG TGTTGGGAAACGTAGTGGACATATACCTTACCGAGACTCGAAGCTTACTCGCATATTGCAGCACTCACTTGGTGGGAATGCTCGTACTGCCATCATATGCACTTTAAGCCCAGCTCTGAGCCATGTTGAACAATCTCGAAATACCCTTTACTTTGCCACACGAGCAAAGGAAGTAACTAATAATGCCCATGTCAACATG GTTGTTTCGGATAAGCAGCTTGTGAAACATCTGCAGAAGGAGGTAGCCAGGCTGGAAGCAGAGCTGCGCACTCCTGACCCTTCAAGGGAAAAAGACTTCAAAATTCGGCAG ATGGAGATGGAAATGGAGGAGCTGAGACGCCAAAGAGATATTGCGCAATCTGAGGTGGATGAATTGCGCAGAAAACTTCAAGAGGATCGACAGGTTTCAAGCACACTGGAATCACCCCGTCCATTAGTGAAGAAATGTCTCTCTTATTCTGATGCATCCTTGCCAAATCTTGACATCAAGGAGTCAAGCCACTGTGATAGAACCAGGAAAACGTTGCTAAGGCAGTCTATGAGGCAATCATCAACTGCACCTTTCACGCTAATGCATGAAATTCGCAAACTTGAACACCTTCAGGAGCAACTTGGGGAGGAAGCAAATCGAGCTCTGGAAGTTCTACAGAAGGAGGTGGCTTGTCATAGATTAGGTAACCAAGATGCAGCTGAGACAATTGCTAAACTGCAAGCAGAAATCAGGGACATGCGCACTATCCAACCAGTTCCAAAAGAAGTTGAAATTGGAAGTGTTGTAGCTCCTAACAAGAGTGTCAATGCTAATCTCAAAGATGAAATAACAAGGCTTCATTCACAGGGAAGCACTTTTGCAGATCTCGAAGAGCAACTTGAAAATGTTCAAAAGTCCATAGACAAATTAGTAATGTCTCTTCCAAACAATAATCCACAATCAAACTGTGAAGCAGCTTCAAAAGCTAAGAAtcaacagaagaagaaaaagatactTCCTTTGGCTTCAAGTAATGGCACCAACAGGCAAAATTTTGTAAGGTCTCCTTGCTCCTCGCTATCAACTTCTCGGCAAGTTTTGGAAAGTGAGATTGAAAATAGAGCTCCGAATAATGACGACATTGTAGTCAGCGAGACCCTGTCAGAGTCTGAGAAAGAGACTCCTACAAAGATTGAAGAAGGGGGGGACATCTCATCAAAGGAAGGGACACCTGGTGGCTATCGGCGCTCAAGTTCAGTGAACATGAAGAAAATGCAGAAAATGTTTCAGAATGCAGCAGAGGAGAATGTTAGAAGCATAAGAACTTACGTGACCGAACTTAAAGAACGTGTGGCCAAATTGCAATACCAAAAGCAGCTACTTGTTTGCCAG GTCCTTGAGCTGGAAGCAAATGAAGCAGCTGGATATACTATAGAGGAggaagaaaatataaatgagcCAGAGCAGCCCCAAGTTTCGTGGCATGTGACTTTTAGGGAGCAAAGGCAGCTGATCATTGAGTTGTGGGATATGTGCCATGTATCCATAATCCACAGGACACagttttatttgttattcaaGGGCGACCCTGCTGATCAAATATACATGGAGGTGGAGCTAAGACGCTTGACTTGGTTGCAGCAGCATTTGGCAGAACTTGGCAATGCAAGCCCAGCTCATTTTGGAGATGAGCCTACAATATCTCTGTCATCAAG TATAAGAGCACTGAAACGTGAAAAGGAGTTCCTTGCAAAAAGATTGACCTCACGTCTGACTGCAGAAGAGAGAGACGAATTATACATCAAATGGAATGTCCCACTTGATGGGAAGCAGAGGAGGCTACAGTTTGTTAATAAACTGTGGACAGATCCTCATGATGCCAAGCATATACAGGAGAGTGCTGACATAGTGGCAAAACTTGTAGGGTTCTGCGAAGGAGGAAAAATGTCAAAGGAGATGTTTGAACTCAATTTTGCACTGCCAACAGATAAGAGACCATGGATTACGGGCTGGAACCAAATTTCAAACATTCTACATTTGTGA